TTTGGTGTCACAGAGTCAGGGAGGTTTGTGACCTTACACACAAAGATTACCATTTAAACCCCAGCCTTTGTGGAAGCTTGATTGTGCAAAACAGGGGGTTGACATTGCTGAAAATATACCCTGACTAGTCAAGtattatattttctgtgttaaaagaGTTCTAAGCCAGGTGCAGAGGTAAGAATAAGCATTTCAGTAGTAATCAACATGCTGGAGGAGCTGTAATGTGGATTAAGGAGACAGGGCTATTATCTGTACCCTGGAGAAGGTATTTCAAGAAATCTTTATCAAGTATCCCTGTGacttaaataaaattttcttttttaatatttcttttattttagggAATGTGTTCTTTGGCTATTCAGTATATAGTGTAGATAACATTCATCATGGGAATTTGCTTAAGTGGAATTTTAGAATTAAGGCTTTGAAACGTTAAAATTAATAACATACTTCTGTACAGTAGTTGGGCTGTATattattttagtggaaaaatCAGGTTCTCATTCAGTAATTCAACTGTTCTGCcttatttctctgttctcctATAGAAGCCTGGTTTTCCCAGGCAGGTCAAGGTTCAGCCTACACTGCAATTGAAAAGTCCAAGTGCATCATGGGCAGATATTTTTAAGGCTATGATTCTCAGGTCAGCAAAGGTACTAGTAGCAGTGCAGGTTTTGCTCGTCACTTTAATAAGCCTGCCCGTAGCTGTACATAATTGGAGGTTGTTCTCAGCACCATAGTGGTTCTCTTGTCACTACCAGAGGCAGCTTGATGAATGCTGTTTTGGATTTCTCTTTTCATGGCACTATCGCAGCTTGGATGGCAATGGAGAGATTTCCCAAATAGCTCTGCAGTGGACCATAATGCAGTAAAGAAACTCAGATGAAGCTCTGATGTATAATGAGAAGCGTGAGGGAAAGAAACTTGCAAACTACTCCtatgcaaagctgctgctgtgatgtTTTCCTGTTACAGCTTCcctctttcatttgtttgttctgGACTTAAAGGGATTTATTCAttcctttgttttaattttatttctgaaaagttgGAATGGCCCCAGCAGGACCAACAGTCTGCCTGTGACGAGCTGTCAGTCAGAGGTTTTGTGATGTTCAAAACAGGCTTCCTGCCCTGTTCCTGAAGTTTCGTATTACTGCTTGTGACTGAACTGTTGGCCTGTGGTTAGTGTTTGTTTGAGTCAAGGAACAGCTAAGTAGAGTCTGTACAACAGCAGAACTATTGGCTCTTTTAAAAGAGTGGGCAAAACATAACTGGAAAATTATAccaattttatttcatctggGCAGTCAGGAAACTTagctatttaaagaaaaataggtCAAACTCACTCAGATCATTGATTTATAGCAGTGTGATTTCAGCAAAAACCTGAATGTCTTTTTGAAGAACAGTATACTCTAAGATAATTTGAGTCTTCATTCTCTCTTTCATGTGAAATGTGAAAGTTGTTTTTCATGTGGAAGTTCTTGCCAGTGACACAAGCAGTGTTGTAATAGATGAGGCAGCGTAAGACTTTGTGAGATTCTTCATTGCACGAAGTCAGTATCTTCCTTGATGTTTTTTAGTGGTGAGAAATTACCCAAACATTTTCAATTAGATTTTGAAAAACCTGATGAATACTGTCTTTAAACGTGTATttggaaataataaaactaaaatgttGTTTGTAGGAATTATTAAAGGGGATTATGTTGTGATGCTTTATGTTTTCTGCACTTTGCAGCGGTGAAACTCCTTCAAGGGGCTGACCTCTTTAAGGACCAGACCTTCTTTCTAAGTCAGATCTCGCAGGATGCTTTGAGGAAAACCATTTTCCCTTTAGGGGGTTTAACAAAAAGTTTTGTAAAGAAGATAGCAGCGGAACATGGCCTTCATCAtgtgctaaagaaaaaagaggcATAGTAACACTTACagtcttttgatttttatttttctctgaagtagACTTCCCTGAAATTTTTGAACTTTAATCTGTGACAACTTGTCTGTTTCTGAGCAGCATAATAGAAGAGGTTGGGAAGCAGTTTTATAGCTACTTGTTTATAAGTACTTTTATGAGCTTGTGGTTAGTTGTGTATTTTAGCTTGCAGATAATTTGTCTACCATTGTATCTCAGAAGAACTAAAGGTGAAGTTGTGAGTGTGTTAGGGTGCTGTGAGCCTTAAGGAAAGCATTTTCTATCACAGCAGGTGAGGAGCCCTTGATCTTTGTTTTCCGTAGCTTTTAAAGGCTTCTTCACTATAACTGGTTTTTGGTATTCTTTGCAGAAATTGGATGTTACTGTTTTTCCACAGTTactcttcattaaaaaaaaaaaaaaaaaaaaaaaaaaaagttgtttctctGAGAACTAACACTTTGTGAGTTGATCCCAAAAAATGTAATACAGATAGCAATTGTATTGCTTACACTGTTCTGATTGCTTTCAGTGTTTATATTCATCCACTGTAAATGTGTGTTTGAAGAAGGCAGGCAgtaactgaaaggaaaaggaaagcctgtttgtttttaaaagtttttaagaGATGATACCGTTACTATATAATTTGTGTTACTTTTGTACTTTAATCTGAAAgtacttctgtttttaatacaCATACAATAGAGTCACCAAGgttaatgtatttattcattGAACAcgtgttttatttcctgttatttctcttctgtgcttACGACTCACTGTTACTTTATAGAATTAGTTTACCTATGTTTGAGCAGCTGTTGTGGATTTGTTTATGAGATGCCTAGCATAGTTTATGATACATGGAGTAAGGGATCCATCTTGGACAGATTATTACTAGAcattatttcagatgtttttctctgcttttatggATTCAGTGCCatgtttccttttcagagtATGGGAGTCTGTTTCATTGGTGAACGAAACTTTGAAAATTTCCTTCTTGAGGTGAGCAACATTACATCGACAACAATCTTTATgttctgttctggttttcagtAGTAATTTATACCACTGTCCACAGAAAAATCTCTAACAGCTTGTGGCCACACTGAGTAGCAATGCCCCATCTGCCTTCACAGTCCCAAGCCTGCCCAGAAGCTGACGCCAGCAGCCTGTGGGAGGTGTCTTGCCCCTCCACCAGCAAACAGTCACTTTCTGTAGCAAAAGGAGTGCGTGACTTTGTACCACTCCTATGCCTGCCGGGCTCTGACAAGCGGTTGGGATGTGAGAGGGACAAATGGCTGAATCCTGCTGTCCCCTGCCATAAGTGAGGATGGGGTGAGTGAAACCCAGAATTACTGCTGACAGGGACTGCCCTTCATACTTTTCTCTCTAAAGCAGCATCAGGGAAGAGGCAGTAAGCTGCTTGGGCGGAGTTTGCTGcttgaaaagttattttccaaCTTCAAGAGATTGTAATGACAGAACCTGAAATATACTGAGGTTTTTTTGGGCCATCTTGTGACTTAAACAATCTCTTCCTATTTGGTAGTATTTAGAACCTCAACCAGGTAACTTTGTTTCCATTGAAGATAAGAAGGTGATGGGAACACACAAAGGTAATTGGCTAACCCACCTTAATAACTGCTTTTAGATAAATGGAACAACAGTGCTTATATTTGGAGAGACAAATTTAGTGAAATTCCAAACCAGTCTACAGGTTTTTCCCAGTTTGATAACTAATAACCATGAAAAACCTGCTTTATGCAATAGTAGAGCCTTGACCTAGAACTGATTCTTGATTATTTGTTCTGTGTTGCAAGAAAGTAAATTATAATTATTAGGGTTACTTTGTTGATACTAAGTGGCAGTTAATTTAGTACTGAGACACCATTGTTCATTTAATTCTTACGAAATGACTGTGCTTCAGTTCCATATTCTTTAGTACCTaaactttgcagaaaaaaaccaccatgcACCTCAGTGATGCTCAGTAGGACATCACCAAACATGGGCAGCTTACCTTTTCCTTTACTTGTGTGTGTCCTTCCTTTGCTTCCCTCAGTTGTAGCTGCCAGAACTGAGTTCCTCTCCCAAGTAATTCATGGAAGTAGGGTGTTCTACTGGTACATAAAAGTAAGGGAAACTGGTTAAGACTTGAGTGGTAGCAAAACCACAAATtgaagctgaaataaagaaGTGTTTGTCTTTTATAAACCCTAAGAATACCGTAATTGAAATTAATTATCACAGAATGGttcgggttggaagggaccttaaagctcatcttagtccaacccccctgccatgggcagggacacctgccaccagaccaggttgctccaagccccatccagcctggcctggaacactgccagggatggggcagccccagctgctctgggcagcctgtgccaggggctcaccaccctcacaggaaagaatttcttcctaatacccaatctaaataatgaaaactttgAAGTAGATCTTATTTTGTAATTGACACACCTCTCTAGGATAACTTAgttcattattcttttttagtGGCAAAGTTTTAGGGAAGTgatgttaacatttttctgaaagtaaaagatgaaaaattgcTAGCAGCTTTGCATTGTCATATTTCTTTAGGTTGGTTCCTCTACACAATAGGCCAGAGGGCTAGATTAGCAGGCCTGAAGGATCCTTGGTTCGTTGTAGACAAAGATGTCAGCACTGGAGATGTCTTTGTGGTAAGTTTATTAACACTGGTGTTGCAAATAACTAATGCAAGCATTTTGTGACTCCTGCTATACAGAATGTGATTCTAACCTGGGCAGAATTCTTGGCTTTCCTCTTGGGGAAAACAAGACCCAGCTTGTGTAGCATCAGCAGATTTGAAACTTCTTGTCCAGACTGGCTTCTCTTGAGTAGAAAATTGTTCTAGATCTTGGCATAGAACTTTTCCAAACAAAGGGTGAATACTGAAAAGAATCAGCCAATCTACTGAGCTCTCATTTTCTACTCTAAAACATGAGGGTTTTTTATTGTAGTTATTACAACAcagtatataaaatatgtatatattacaCACAGCATATAAAATGTGTATTACCTTGGTTTACGATGtattgctactttttttttctagaaaagtaGTAGTAGCCAGTAATAGGTTTATCATTTTGAAAACTGATAATACTGCAAATAATTGATGTGTTAATGACTAATCATATGAGAGGACTGAGAGTTCTGCAGCTTGCTGGCATTGTTAATGTTTCTTGCTGTTCATGCAGCTGTTACTCTTATTTGATATTGATGTGATTATAATGAGGTGTTCTGCTACTTGTTAATGTGcctgggggggaaaaagtcaTAATCAAATGAGAGTTGAGAGGAAACAGGCAGGACTTCTAAGAAATGGGGTTTATGCTCTATAGTAAGATTGTGTGTGCAGCGCCTTTGTtggggaggtgctgagctgggaaaCAGGAGAAGAGGGAGGTAGCATCTTGTTGAGGTAGGATGAGGGCAATAGCTGTCTGAACTCAGCCTGAAGAAGGCAGAGATATGATTGGAGGGAAAAGTATACAAGTAACACGATTCTGAGATGTAGAAGACTAACAGATAATTCAGGCTTGTTTTCGcctattttttcattaaaggcTTCCACCTGCAAGCTGAGTAAGTGTTACtaaatgcttgctttcttacttattttgcctttgttttgaTATAGCTTGATGCTGCTTCTGTATTTCATGCTTTACAAGTTATACGCTCTCTGGCAAAAACATCAGCATTAAATAAACGTTGTATTTTAAGGCACCGTCAACAGATCACCCTGCTCTGTACAGAGATCTATTGCGGACAAACAGAGTGCACTGGATAGCAGAGGAACCTCCTGCAGAGCTCGTTAGAGATAAAATGATGGAATGTCATTTCAGGTTTCGGCACCAAATGGCACTGGGTaaacaaatcttgttttattttttgttttactctgTTTGTGAAACTGTAGCAGTGTGTTCAGTGTAGTTTTGCAGGAATGGTTGAAATATTTTGGctgcctttctgtttctgtactgTCTTTATAAAGCAATTCTGGGTGGTGGTATCTTAACTTAGATCTGTTTAACCTAGCCatgaaggtttttctttttaatgcgAACATAAGGATTAACTGGCAGGTGTTTGACCATTTTCTGGTCTAGTGCCTTGTGTGCTGACTCTAAACCAAGATGGGAGTGTGTGGGTGACACTAGTGAAGCCAGCAAGAGCTATCACACCTGGACAGGTGAGCTACTataagttattttctttccttttttgtgttttggcttATCTGGCTAATAAAATAGCTGGAGCAAAATAGTTAATTTGTTTGCCTGTGAGAGCACTTAGCTCTATTTTGACTAATCAGCTGTTTTGAAGGAGAACATTTAAAAGTAGAAACTGTTGTTATTCATATAGTCTGAGAAACTGGCTTAAAAGTTTTAGAAGCACATGAAAACATCTCTGATAATCAATTGTATACGCAGAAATGGAATCTGTTGTTGTCTTcaagaaatagattttaaaagacGTTAGTTTGGTAACTGGCTGCTTGATACGGTTTTAGTGTTCAAGTTTGTTTAGTGAGGATCTGTGTCCAGTGAATTTCATTGTCCCGGAACAGTACTGAGGGGAGGTACTGTGTAGTGATGTATTTTAACGCTGAGAATATATAGATACTCCATCACGTTGTAAACCAGCGGTCTCAGACATTTTCTGCATGCCTTCTCCCAGCATACATTCTACCCTCGCTCTCCCTCCCCAAGACTTGAGGGCCTGTGGGATACATCAGGAGGGAAATTGTCTGAGAACTATTTGTAACGGAGAGAGGGATACGCTTCAGAGGAGTGAGCTGAGAAGACTCCAGCCAGAGCTGGTGATGGGCATGAGAAGCCCCTgactgccaggagctgctgagccTGTAGCCAGGCTCTTTACTGCGAGGTAATGAGACAAAGCCAGGAggtctctgctcctgctctcctgcaagaacctgctgagcacagcagggagccTGAGTCGCTTCCTTCCAGATGGTCTGCTCTGGTAGTCCTTGGTCCCCTTCCTATTTTGAGAAGTGCCGCTGTAGCCTGGGCACAATTGTCTGGGGAAGGTCCAGTGAAGATGCAGGTGACGTTACGTATGTCATCCCCTTTGGGAAAGGAAGCTTTCCAGCACAATCCATTCCACCTCAGTAACTGAAGAGCTCTGAGATAATCTTGTAGAAGTTTATGATGGAATTTCCACTGTGTTTATATTTACACTCATGTGAGCAAATGAATCCCctgcattttgggtttttttttttgtctttttaaacttctagtcagaacaaatataaattaatacaCTTGCTGTCCAGCAGGTCTTGAACAGTGTGCAGTTGCTCACCATGCCATTTGCAGCTGCTGAGAAGACTTCCTGTGCTTATCTTCTAGTTTGCCGTGTTCTACAAGGGTGATGAGTGCCTGGGCAGCGGGAAGATCCTAAGGATAGGCCCATCGGTGTACACCATGCAGCAGGGCAAAAGCCGAGAGGAGGGTCCGAAGAAGGAAGAGGTTGACAAGATAGAACCAGCAACATAACATGTGGGTTTGTTTATTGAAAGACTTCAGAGAGTTTGCTGCCtaagaataatgaaaacaataaacttttgttgttgttgttgttgttgatctGTATGTTCTAAAGGTCAGTTGAGCATTGAGTCGCAGCTGTTGACTGTTAAAGCTGGACAGGTTTAAAACTAAAGCCAGTTTGGTACCATTTTATTGGACTGGGTGGTGATATTTATGTTAATACATATGAAGGGATGTCTTAAAGTTGTTCTGTAATAGTAGTTACACATACaagaattttaatataaaagtcCTGTCTGAAATCTTTTATGTgtaactgaaatactttttcttaCTTGAAGACACCTGTCCCTAGGTAAAGTACATATGTTGCTTTACAGTAAATGTATGTTTGCGCTTTGAACTCTGGAAGAGGAATGAATGATATTTAAGTTTAGCGTCTTGAATGAACTCCAAAcaacagatatttatttttcatctgaaatagTTTTATAAGAAATGCTTTAGACTCTTAAGCTGTATTAAAGAGTGGGTTTAGATGTTTACGTAATTCAGAATTACAAATCTAGGGGCTTAAAAACAGTCTTGATTGTGAAACTGACCTAATTTTTTCTTAAGTGCTGAGGCCAGAGGCTGTTTGGTTTGTCTCCTGGAGAAGAGAGTGCATTGTTGGgcttcagaaaaatgcaaattcataTGCATTTCCTTACTGTGTAGCTAACTTAATATAGACTTGAGAATAATTGGATCTTGCCAGGTGTCAAAATGGAATGTTATTAGGAAGAGCTGAATAACCTTGTCCAAATTATCTATGTTTATAAGGATTGGATGCATATTGAGGACACCCTAAGGTTGTAATAAAACTTTATGACAGCAAGTcagcaaaaattaattcctgtCTGTCTCCATGGTAGGAGAAGGTAACTGTCCCTGAAG
The Falco peregrinus isolate bFalPer1 chromosome 6, bFalPer1.pri, whole genome shotgun sequence genome window above contains:
- the TRMU gene encoding mitochondrial tRNA-specific 2-thiouridylase 1 isoform X1 produces the protein MLAAGRSVACAVSGGVDSAVAALLLRRRGYQVTGVFMKNWDPLDEQGACSVDRDCEDAYRVCQKLDIPFHQVSYVKEYWNEVFSDLLKEYELGRTPNPDIVCNKHIKFNYFLHYAMDNLGADAIATGHYARTSLEDEEVFQQKHIKSPQRLFRNRFEVRNTVKLLQGADLFKDQTFFLSQISQDALRKTIFPLGGLTKSFVKKIAAEHGLHHVLKKKESMGVCFIGERNFENFLLEYLEPQPGNFVSIEDKKVMGTHKGWFLYTIGQRARLAGLKDPWFVVDKDVSTGDVFVAPSTDHPALYRDLLRTNRVHWIAEEPPAELVRDKMMECHFRFRHQMALVPCVLTLNQDGSVWVTLVKPARAITPGQFAVFYKGDECLGSGKILRIGPSVYTMQQGKSREEGPKKEEVDKIEPAT
- the TRMU gene encoding mitochondrial tRNA-specific 2-thiouridylase 1 isoform X2 translates to MLAAGRSVACAVSGGVDSAVAALLLRRRGYQVTGVFMKNWDPLDEQGACSVDRDCEDAYRVCQKLDIPFHQVSYVKEYWNEVFSDLLKEYELGRTPNPDIVCNKHIKFNYFLHYAMDNLGADAIATGHYARTSLEDEEVFQQKHIKSPQRLFRNRFEVRNTVKLLQGADLFKDQTFFLSQISQDALRKTIFPLGGLTKSFVKKIAAEHGLHHVLKKKESMGVCFIGERNFENFLLEYLEPQPGNFVSIEDKKVMGTHKGWFLYTIGQRARLAGLKDPWFVVDKDVSTGDVFVAPSTDHPALYRDLLRTNRVHWIAEEPPAELVRDKMMECHFRFRHQMALVPCVLTLNQDGSVWVTLVKPARAITPGQVLNSVQLLTMPFAAAEKTSCAYLLVCRVLQG
- the TRMU gene encoding mitochondrial tRNA-specific 2-thiouridylase 1 isoform X3, producing the protein MLAAGRSVACAVSGGVDSAVAALLLRRRGYQVTGVFMKNWDPLDEQGACSVDRDCEDAYRVCQKLDIPFHQVSYVKEYWNEVFSDLLKEYELGRTPNPDIVCNKHIKFNYFLHYAMDNLAVKLLQGADLFKDQTFFLSQISQDALRKTIFPLGGLTKSFVKKIAAEHGLHHVLKKKESMGVCFIGERNFENFLLEYLEPQPGNFVSIEDKKVMGTHKGWFLYTIGQRARLAGLKDPWFVVDKDVSTGDVFVAPSTDHPALYRDLLRTNRVHWIAEEPPAELVRDKMMECHFRFRHQMALVPCVLTLNQDGSVWVTLVKPARAITPGQFAVFYKGDECLGSGKILRIGPSVYTMQQGKSREEGPKKEEVDKIEPAT